The following coding sequences are from one Lolium rigidum isolate FL_2022 chromosome 6, APGP_CSIRO_Lrig_0.1, whole genome shotgun sequence window:
- the LOC124667074 gene encoding squamosa promoter-binding-like protein 2, whose translation MDWEPKMPSWDLGTVVGPSGGGGGGGALDLKLGAPTSWRPVPAVAAPVQQPVSSAPAKRARSGQGAQQAVPPCSVQGCTADLSRVREYHRRHKVCEAHSKTPVVSVNGQQQRFCQQCSRFHLLGEFDEAKRSCRKRLDGHNRRRRKPQPDPLNPASMFSNHHAGAARFSSYPQIFSTTSMAEPKWPGSIAIKTEADAFHEQYYSAFHLNGGASLFHGKATERKHFPFLTDHGETAGFGCQQPFTITHSSESSSNSSRHSNGKTMFAHDGGPDHSCALSLLSDNPTPAQIMIPAEAQHLGGGGGIAMQFSGGGRVARLPNDSDVSLTGLSYVSLGNKGAPILPTSTRSQHAATDTAAVTTSSAAAQLQQYHGYYHQVSADQGNSAAGSMHALPFSSW comes from the exons ATGGACTGGGAGCCCAAGATGCCTTCGTGGGACCTCGGCACGGTGGTCGGGccgagcggtggtggtggtggaggcggcgcgCTGGACCTCAAGCTCGGCGCGCCGACGAGCTGGAGGCCGGTCCCGGCGGTGGCAGCGCCGGTGCAGCAGCCGGTTTCGTCGGCGCCGGCGAAGAGGGCGCGGTCGGGGCAGGGCGCGCAGCAGGCCGTCCCGCCGTGCTCCGTCCAGGGCTGCACGGCCGACCTGTCCCGCGTCCGCGAGTACCACCGCCGGCACAAGGTCTGCGAGGCGCACTCCAAGACGCCCGTCGTCTCCGTCAACGGCCAGCAGCAGCGCTTCTGCCAGCAGTGCAGCAG GTTTCATCTGCTCGGGGAGTTTGACGAGGCGAAGAGAAGCTGCAGGAAGCGGCTCGATGgccacaaccgccgccgccggaagccGCAGCCGGATCCCCTCAACCCTGCAAGCATGTTCTCCAATCACCATG CAGGAGCAGCAAGATTTTCGTCGTACCCGCAAATCTTCTCCACTACATCCATGGCGGAGCCCAAGTGGCCTGGCAGCATCGCCATCAAGACGGAGGCCGACGCGTTCCACGAGCAGTACTACTCGGCCTTCCACCTCAATGGCGGCGCCTCCCTCTTCCACGGCAAGGCGACCGAGAGGAAGCACTTTCCCTTCCTGACCGACCACGGCGAGACGGCAGGATTCGGCTGCCAGCAGCCCTTCACCATCACCCATTCCTCGgaaagcagcagcaacagcagcaggcaCAGCAACGGCAAGACGATGTTCGCCCATGACGGGGGACCAGATCACAGCTGTGCTCTCTCTCTTCTGTCAGACAACCCAACTCCGGCGCAGATAATGATCCCCGCCGAGGCGCAACAtctcggtggcggcggtggcataGCGATGCAGTTCAGCGGCGGTGGCAGGGTGGCACGGCTGCCCAACGACAGCGACGTCTCTCTCACCGGCCTGTCTTATGTGAGTTTGGGAAACAAGGGCGCGCCCATCTTGCCTACATCTACCAGATCACAACACGCTGCTACTGATACCGCTGCTGTTACTACCAGCTCAGCTGCAGCACAGCTACAACAATACCATGGCTACTACCACCAAGTGAGTGCTGATCAGGGGAACTCAGCTGCAGGTTCCATGCATGCCCTTCCCTTCTCGTCATGGTAG